The following proteins are encoded in a genomic region of Bos javanicus breed banteng chromosome 20, ARS-OSU_banteng_1.0, whole genome shotgun sequence:
- the RPL37 gene encoding large ribosomal subunit protein eL37: protein MTKGTSSFGKRRNKTHTLCRRCGSKAYHLQKSTCGKCGYPAKRKRKYNWSAKAKRRNTTGTGRMRHLKIVYRRFRHGFREGTTPKPKRAAVAASSSS from the exons ACGAAGGGAACGTCATCGTTTGGAAAGCGTCGGAATAAGACGCACACGCTGTGCCGCCGTTGTGGCTCTAAGGCCTACCACCTTCAGAAGTCGACCTGTGGCAAGTGTGGCTACCCTGCCAAGCGAAAGAGAAAGT ataatTGGAGTGCTAAAGCTAAAAGACGAAATACCACCGGGACTGGTAGAATGAGGCACCTAAAAATTGTATACCGCAGATTCAG GCATGGATTCCGTGAAGGAACAACACCTAAACCCAAGCGAGCGGCTGTTGCAGCATCCAGTTCATCTTAA